In a genomic window of Dehalococcoidia bacterium:
- a CDS encoding 50S ribosomal protein L31 produces the protein MKEKIHPKYFADAQVTCSCGATFTTGSTRKTLKVELCSACHPFYTGSKRMVDTAGRVERFKQRYAKEAK, from the coding sequence ATGAAAGAAAAGATTCATCCCAAATATTTCGCTGACGCGCAGGTCACCTGCTCCTGTGGGGCCACCTTCACCACCGGTTCAACGCGCAAGACGCTCAAGGTCGAGCTTTGCAGCGCCTGCCACCCCTTCTACACCGGCAGCAAGCGCATGGTTGACACCGCCGGCCGCGTAGAGCGCTTCAAGCAACGCTACGCCAAAGAAGCCAAGTAG
- a CDS encoding 50S ribosomal protein L27, whose product MAHKKGAGSSRNGRDSKPKMLGIKRFGGENVTSGTILVRQMGTHVKAGNNVGIGRDHTIFATIDGAVKFEPAGKNRRKVSVYAES is encoded by the coding sequence ATGGCTCATAAGAAAGGCGCGGGCTCATCCCGCAACGGCCGCGACAGCAAGCCCAAGATGCTGGGCATCAAGCGCTTCGGCGGCGAGAACGTCACTTCCGGCACCATACTGGTGCGCCAGATGGGCACGCACGTCAAGGCCGGCAATAACGTCGGCATCGGGCGCGACCACACCATCTTCGCCACCATCGACGGCGCGGTCAAGTTCGAGCCCGCCGGCAAGAACCGCAGAAAGGTCAGCGTTTACGCTGAGAGCTAG
- the hisI gene encoding phosphoribosyl-AMP cyclohydrolase — MLNIKWDEKGLVPAIIQDAEFNDVLMLGYMNAEALKLTLESGHAWFWSRSRQELWHKGATSGNYLEVVEVRYDCDIDAILVKAKPRGPTCHTGERSCFYRRLMIEDLAE; from the coding sequence ATGCTTAACATAAAATGGGATGAAAAGGGGCTGGTGCCCGCTATTATACAGGACGCCGAATTCAATGACGTCCTGATGCTGGGATACATGAACGCCGAGGCACTTAAGCTGACGCTGGAGAGTGGGCATGCCTGGTTCTGGAGCCGCAGCCGCCAGGAGCTATGGCACAAGGGCGCAACGAGCGGCAACTACCTTGAGGTGGTCGAGGTGCGGTACGACTGCGATATCGACGCCATACTCGTAAAGGCCAAACCCAGAGGCCCCACCTGCCACACCGGCGAGCGTAGCTGCTTTTATCGCCGCCTTATGATAGAGGATCTGGCGGAGTAG
- a CDS encoding DUF2249 domain-containing protein, protein MVELDIRQVTPFERHGLIMKTWDNLKAGEILQITNDHDPKPLHYQFDAEYKGQFEWKYEQSGPKDWVVTIKRV, encoded by the coding sequence ATGGTTGAACTGGACATAAGACAGGTAACGCCGTTTGAGAGGCACGGGTTGATAATGAAAACATGGGATAACCTGAAAGCGGGCGAAATTCTGCAAATTACCAACGACCATGACCCCAAACCTCTGCATTACCAGTTCGACGCCGAGTATAAGGGGCAGTTCGAGTGGAAGTACGAGCAGAGCGGCCCTAAGGATTGGGTCGTTACCATCAAGCGGGTATAG
- a CDS encoding DUF1385 domain-containing protein — MAEKFRYGGQAVMEGVMMRGAKTIATVVRRPNGTLAKDVHPLHSIYTGRWRRVPFTRGVIALLEAMILGTQSLIFSTNVALEDTDEPKPGEVKKESTKLGGATLWLVMLASLAFSIGLFSILPLFLSKWLMPGMQGSLPFNLLEGVIRLAIFLAYLWGVGFMPDIRRVFSYHGAEHKTIHAYEAGVELTPENVQKYTTAHARCGTAFLLAVMLIAILVFSLVGKQTWWWLIASRILLLPVIAAIAYEVTQYGARHMDNIFIKWLVAPGLWLQSLTTKQPDDKMVEVAIAALKEVLIADGVIPAEPVPSPAPEDPLT; from the coding sequence ATGGCGGAGAAATTCAGATACGGCGGCCAGGCGGTGATGGAAGGGGTCATGATGCGCGGGGCCAAGACCATCGCCACGGTGGTCAGACGTCCCAACGGCACGCTGGCTAAAGACGTCCACCCTTTACACTCCATCTACACCGGGCGCTGGCGCCGGGTACCCTTTACGCGCGGCGTCATCGCCTTGCTGGAGGCGATGATACTGGGCACGCAGTCGCTCATCTTCTCCACCAATGTCGCGCTCGAAGATACAGACGAACCCAAACCCGGCGAGGTTAAAAAGGAAAGCACCAAGCTCGGCGGGGCCACCCTCTGGCTGGTGATGCTGGCTTCGCTGGCATTCTCCATCGGGCTGTTTTCCATCCTGCCGCTGTTCCTGTCCAAGTGGCTCATGCCGGGCATGCAGGGCAGCCTTCCCTTCAACCTGTTGGAGGGGGTCATCCGCCTGGCCATTTTCCTGGCTTACCTGTGGGGCGTGGGTTTTATGCCGGACATCCGGCGCGTTTTCTCATATCACGGCGCGGAGCACAAGACCATCCACGCTTACGAGGCGGGCGTCGAACTGACACCCGAAAACGTGCAGAAATATACCACCGCCCATGCCCGCTGCGGCACGGCCTTCCTGCTGGCGGTGATGCTCATCGCCATTCTGGTATTCAGCCTGGTGGGCAAGCAGACATGGTGGTGGCTGATAGCCTCGCGCATCCTGCTTTTACCCGTCATCGCCGCCATCGCCTACGAGGTAACGCAGTACGGCGCGCGTCACATGGATAACATCTTTATAAAATGGCTGGTGGCGCCCGGCTTGTGGCTGCAGAGCCTCACCACGAAACAACCGGACGACAAAATGGTGGAGGTAGCCATCGCCGCCCTCAAAGAAGTGCTGATAGCTGACGGGGTTATCCCCGCCGAGCCTGTGCCGTCGCCTGCTCCGGAAGACCCTCTGACCTAG
- the hisA gene encoding 1-(5-phosphoribosyl)-5-[(5-phosphoribosylamino)methylideneamino]imidazole-4-carboxamide isomerase, translating into MEVIPAIDLRGGKCVRLYQGDFNMETVFSDDPLDMALQWQSLGATRLHIVDLDGAATGEPGNLDIISRIASTVFVPIEVGGGIRTVATMEKLLKIGADRMVLGTSAVKHPEMIQEACRKFCQAIVVSIDARGGFVATHGWQQATELSVASFARSMVDLGVRRFVYTDIGRDGTLTEPNFSGLFELIDTTKFPVIASGGISSILHLKLLKKLGAEGAIIGRALYTGAINLTQALAAVES; encoded by the coding sequence ATAGAAGTCATTCCGGCCATAGACCTGCGCGGCGGCAAGTGCGTGCGCCTTTACCAGGGCGATTTCAACATGGAGACGGTCTTCTCCGACGACCCGCTGGACATGGCGCTTCAGTGGCAGTCGCTGGGCGCCACGCGCCTGCACATCGTTGACCTGGACGGGGCCGCCACCGGCGAGCCGGGCAATCTGGACATTATCTCCCGCATCGCCTCGACCGTCTTCGTCCCCATAGAGGTGGGCGGAGGCATCCGCACCGTCGCCACCATGGAAAAGCTGCTCAAGATAGGCGCCGACCGCATGGTGCTGGGTACCTCGGCGGTGAAGCACCCCGAGATGATACAGGAGGCCTGCCGCAAATTCTGCCAGGCCATCGTCGTCTCCATAGACGCGAGGGGCGGTTTCGTGGCTACCCACGGCTGGCAGCAGGCGACGGAACTATCCGTGGCGAGCTTCGCCCGCTCCATGGTGGACCTGGGCGTAAGGCGTTTTGTCTATACCGACATCGGGCGCGACGGCACGCTCACCGAGCCCAACTTCTCCGGCCTGTTCGAGCTGATAGACACCACCAAGTTCCCGGTCATTGCCTCCGGGGGCATCTCTTCCATTCTGCACCTCAAGCTGCTCAAGAAGCTGGGGGCGGAGGGGGCCATCATCGGGCGGGCGCTCTACACCGGGGCCATCAACCTGACGCAGGCGCTGGCCGCGGTAGAATCCTGA